The following proteins come from a genomic window of Azospirillum humicireducens:
- a CDS encoding serine/threonine protein kinase gives MPSDAQTATMGNAAMANAEPVKLAERYEIQPGAPVPLLNAVGGNAFTAKALREKRIEPFAIICHAAVLPRMDICSTVGSLDNATHMRLLDWGLVDWPQDRGRRFCLVFERPGGKRLMGSLTDTLDPMPEDQLTRQIVHPLVSALKELSSRGVVHGAIRPTNLFYRDLASGGLMLGDCVSTQPGYGQPVLLETIERGMANPAGRGTGTMADDLYSLGVTLLILALGRNPLAGLDDDAVLQAKMERGSYPALVQQLRLPLAINEVVRGLLVDDPKQRWTLNDLDLWVAGRRLSPKQPQISRRAARPLEFQGAEYWHCRTLARAFARHAPAAASVIESGELDKWLRRSMGDEVRAEAVGSAIQTASSGKGGSQGDRLVARVCIALDPTAPIRYRGRAMMPDGIATMLADAFMRSESPQAVAEVIANQLPMFWVNVQSDFKPEFVPLVQTFDQLRGFLDRSSHGLGVERVLYEMNPTMPCMSALVAKQLPTTPAELLRALDWIAAGGERHKDPIDRQIAAFLGARHKRGDELLFTQLGSGVEPMRRVIAMLTILSDIQARTGVDGLTHLASWVVALLDPAFRRFHNRPQQQEVRKMADAAAHNGRLTELLKVVDDPEALRRDRLEFEAAQIAYREADAEMDKIRHTISDRNAIIETSGRQVAAIVSSLLSTVLVAGIILFFAF, from the coding sequence ATGCCATCCGACGCCCAGACCGCAACGATGGGAAACGCCGCGATGGCGAACGCCGAACCGGTCAAGCTCGCCGAACGCTACGAAATCCAGCCCGGCGCGCCGGTCCCCCTGCTGAACGCCGTCGGCGGCAATGCCTTCACCGCCAAGGCGCTGCGTGAAAAGCGGATCGAGCCCTTCGCCATCATCTGCCATGCCGCGGTGCTGCCGCGGATGGACATCTGCTCCACGGTGGGCAGCCTCGACAACGCCACCCACATGCGGCTGCTCGACTGGGGGCTGGTGGACTGGCCGCAGGATCGCGGGCGGCGCTTCTGCCTGGTGTTCGAACGGCCGGGCGGCAAGCGGCTGATGGGGTCGCTGACCGACACGCTCGACCCGATGCCGGAAGACCAGCTGACCCGGCAGATCGTCCATCCGCTGGTGTCGGCGTTGAAGGAACTGTCGAGCCGCGGCGTGGTCCATGGTGCGATCCGCCCGACCAACCTGTTCTACCGCGATCTCGCATCCGGCGGGCTGATGCTGGGCGACTGCGTGTCGACGCAGCCCGGCTATGGCCAGCCGGTGCTGCTGGAAACGATCGAGCGCGGCATGGCCAACCCGGCCGGCCGCGGCACCGGCACGATGGCCGACGACCTCTATTCGCTGGGCGTCACCCTGCTGATCCTGGCGTTGGGCCGCAACCCGCTGGCCGGGCTGGACGACGACGCCGTTCTGCAGGCGAAGATGGAACGGGGGTCCTACCCCGCCCTGGTCCAGCAGCTCCGGCTGCCGCTGGCGATCAACGAGGTGGTGCGCGGCCTGCTGGTGGACGATCCCAAGCAGCGCTGGACGCTGAACGACCTCGATCTGTGGGTGGCCGGCCGCCGCCTCAGCCCGAAGCAGCCGCAGATCTCCCGCCGCGCCGCCCGGCCGCTGGAGTTCCAGGGGGCAGAATACTGGCACTGCCGCACGCTGGCCCGCGCCTTCGCCCGCCATGCCCCCGCCGCCGCCAGCGTCATCGAAAGCGGGGAACTGGACAAATGGCTGCGGCGGTCCATGGGCGACGAGGTGCGGGCGGAGGCGGTGGGCAGCGCCATCCAGACGGCCTCCAGCGGCAAGGGCGGCAGTCAGGGCGACCGGCTGGTTGCGCGCGTCTGCATCGCGCTCGATCCCACCGCTCCCATCCGCTACCGCGGCCGGGCGATGATGCCGGACGGCATCGCCACCATGCTGGCCGACGCCTTCATGCGCAGCGAATCCCCCCAGGCGGTGGCGGAGGTGATCGCCAACCAGCTGCCGATGTTCTGGGTCAACGTCCAGTCCGACTTCAAACCTGAATTCGTGCCGCTGGTGCAGACCTTCGACCAGCTGCGCGGCTTCCTCGACCGCTCCTCCCACGGGCTGGGGGTGGAGCGCGTGTTGTACGAGATGAACCCGACCATGCCCTGCATGAGCGCACTGGTCGCCAAGCAGCTGCCGACGACGCCGGCGGAACTGCTCCGCGCGTTGGACTGGATCGCCGCGGGGGGCGAGCGCCACAAGGACCCCATCGACCGCCAGATCGCCGCCTTCCTCGGCGCCCGCCACAAGCGCGGCGACGAGCTGCTGTTCACCCAGCTCGGCAGCGGGGTGGAACCGATGCGGCGGGTCATCGCCATGCTGACCATCCTGTCCGACATCCAGGCCCGCACCGGCGTGGACGGGCTGACGCATCTGGCCTCCTGGGTGGTGGCGCTGCTCGATCCCGCCTTCCGCCGCTTCCACAACCGGCCCCAGCAGCAGGAGGTCCGCAAGATGGCCGACGCCGCCGCGCACAACGGCCGGCTGACCGAACTGCTGAAGGTGGTCGACGATCCCGAGGCGCTGCGCCGCGACCGGCTGGAGTTCGAAGCGGCGCAGATCGCCTATCGCGAGGCCGATGCGGAGATGGACAAGATCCGCCACACCATCTCCGACCGCAACGCCATCATCGAGACATCGGGGCGGCAGGTCGCCGCCATCGTGTCCAGCCTGTTGTCGACCGTGCTGGTCGCCGGCATCATCCTGTTCTTCGCCTTCTGA
- a CDS encoding PHA/PHB synthase family protein — protein sequence MAETKAPPQASTPASPQVPDVKLPDPVEMSRAMTRIAEQSQRLVSEFLARQASDGAGPKSPDPMGVGHAFLEMTTRMMADPAKLMQAQMSLWQDYLTLWQRTTQRFFGQETQPVIAPAKDDRRFKDAAWDENTLFDFIKQSYLLSARWMQSTVNQVEGLDDHTAKKVDFYTRQFVDAMAPSNFVMTNPEVLRATIESGGENLVKGLEHLLTDLERGKGELRISMTDYDAFQLGKNIAVTPGKVVFQTSLMQVIQYTPTTPDVNKRPLMIVPPWINKFYILDLREKNSFIKWAVDQGHTVFVLSWVNPDETLAAKGFEDYMVEGPLAALDAIQKATGERDVNAIGYCLGGTLLASTLAYMAVKKDDRIKSATFFTTMLDFAEAGELSIFIDEEQLTFIEGQMAEQGYLDGAKMATTFNMLRANDLIWSFVVNNYLLGKDPFPFDLLYWNSDSTRMPAAMHSFYLRNMYQKNLLAQPGSVTLKGVPIDLGKIKVPSLFLSAREDHIAPWKSTYSGAQLFSGPVKFVLGASGHIAGVVNPPAANKYCYWTSDKLAKTSDEWLEKATQTPGSWWPEWNKWVGQFADGKVPARQPGDGALPALEDAPGSYVKVKNG from the coding sequence ATGGCCGAGACCAAGGCCCCCCCTCAGGCTTCCACCCCGGCTTCCCCCCAGGTGCCCGACGTCAAGCTGCCCGACCCGGTTGAGATGTCGCGGGCGATGACCCGCATCGCCGAACAGAGCCAGCGGCTGGTTTCCGAATTCCTCGCGCGCCAGGCCTCCGACGGCGCCGGCCCGAAAAGCCCGGATCCGATGGGCGTCGGCCATGCCTTCCTGGAGATGACCACCCGCATGATGGCCGATCCGGCCAAGCTGATGCAGGCGCAGATGTCGCTGTGGCAGGACTACCTGACCCTGTGGCAGCGCACCACCCAGCGCTTCTTCGGGCAGGAGACCCAGCCGGTCATCGCCCCGGCCAAGGACGACCGCCGCTTCAAGGACGCCGCCTGGGACGAGAACACGCTGTTCGACTTCATCAAGCAGTCCTACCTGCTGAGCGCCCGGTGGATGCAGTCGACCGTCAACCAGGTCGAGGGGCTGGACGACCACACCGCCAAGAAGGTCGATTTCTACACCCGCCAGTTCGTCGACGCGATGGCGCCCTCCAACTTCGTCATGACGAATCCGGAGGTTCTGCGCGCCACCATCGAGAGCGGCGGCGAGAATCTGGTCAAGGGGCTGGAGCATCTGCTGACCGATCTGGAGCGCGGCAAGGGCGAGCTGCGCATCTCCATGACCGACTACGATGCCTTCCAGCTGGGCAAGAACATCGCGGTCACGCCGGGCAAGGTGGTCTTCCAGACCAGCCTGATGCAGGTGATCCAGTACACGCCGACCACGCCGGACGTGAACAAGCGCCCGCTGATGATCGTGCCGCCCTGGATCAACAAGTTCTACATCCTGGACCTGCGCGAGAAGAACAGCTTCATCAAGTGGGCGGTCGACCAGGGCCACACCGTCTTCGTCCTGTCCTGGGTCAACCCGGACGAGACGCTGGCGGCCAAGGGGTTCGAGGACTACATGGTCGAAGGCCCGCTGGCGGCGCTGGACGCCATCCAGAAGGCGACCGGTGAGCGCGACGTCAACGCCATCGGCTACTGCCTGGGCGGCACGCTGCTGGCCTCCACGCTGGCCTACATGGCGGTCAAGAAGGACGACCGCATCAAGTCGGCCACCTTCTTCACCACGATGCTGGACTTCGCCGAAGCCGGCGAGCTGTCGATCTTCATCGACGAGGAGCAGCTGACCTTCATCGAAGGGCAGATGGCCGAGCAGGGCTATCTCGATGGCGCCAAGATGGCGACCACCTTCAACATGCTGCGCGCCAACGACCTGATCTGGTCCTTCGTCGTCAACAACTATCTGCTGGGCAAGGATCCCTTCCCCTTCGACCTGCTGTACTGGAACAGCGACAGCACCCGCATGCCGGCGGCGATGCACAGCTTCTATCTGCGCAACATGTACCAGAAGAACCTGCTGGCGCAGCCCGGTTCGGTGACGCTGAAGGGCGTTCCGATCGACCTGGGCAAGATCAAGGTCCCGTCGCTGTTCCTGTCGGCCCGCGAGGACCACATCGCCCCGTGGAAGAGCACCTACAGCGGTGCCCAGCTGTTCAGCGGCCCGGTCAAGTTCGTGCTCGGCGCCTCCGGCCACATCGCCGGCGTCGTCAATCCGCCGGCGGCCAACAAATACTGCTATTGGACCAGCGACAAGCTGGCCAAGACCTCCGACGAGTGGCTGGAGAAGGCGACCCAGACGCCCGGCTCCTGGTGGCCGGAATGGAACAAGTGGGTCGGCCAGTTCGCCGACGGCAAGGTCCCGGCCCGGCAGCCCGGCGACGGCGCCCTGCCCGCGTTGGAGGACGCGCCCGGCTCCTATGTGAAGGTCAAGAACGGGTAA
- a CDS encoding peroxiredoxin has product MEGRKVPSVVFKTRVRDESVDGPNPFRWQDVASDELFQGKRVVLFSLPGAFTPTCSNEQCPAFERLYDEFKELGIDEVYCLSVNDAFVMFQWGKSLNLKKVKLIPDGSGHFTRRMGMLIDKDHLGFGLRSWRYAMVVKDGVVEKWFEEPGINDAGENGDPYGESSPENVLAYLRG; this is encoded by the coding sequence ATGGAAGGGCGCAAGGTCCCCTCGGTGGTGTTCAAGACCCGTGTACGCGACGAAAGCGTGGACGGCCCCAACCCGTTCCGCTGGCAGGACGTGGCCAGCGATGAACTGTTCCAGGGCAAGCGCGTCGTTCTGTTCTCCCTGCCCGGCGCTTTCACGCCGACCTGCTCCAACGAGCAATGCCCGGCTTTCGAGCGGCTTTACGACGAGTTCAAGGAGCTCGGCATCGACGAGGTCTATTGCCTCAGCGTCAACGATGCCTTCGTCATGTTCCAGTGGGGCAAGAGCCTGAACCTGAAGAAGGTCAAGCTGATCCCCGACGGCTCGGGCCATTTCACCCGCCGCATGGGCATGCTGATCGACAAGGACCATCTGGGCTTCGGCCTCCGGTCCTGGCGCTATGCCATGGTGGTCAAGGACGGCGTGGTCGAGAAGTGGTTCGAGGAGCCCGGCATCAACGATGCCGGCGAGAATGGCGATCCCTACGGCGAATCCTCGCCGGAAAACGTGCTGGCCTATCTGCGCGGCTGA
- the bla gene encoding class A beta-lactamase, translated as MIGRRGFLVSTGGALLFSTAVAQAANGKEPAADGLAGRMAALEGRTGGRLGVAMLDTGTGRLQGWRVDERFPMCSTFKFLLAAAVLKAVDQGRERLDRRIPVTSADLVPYAPFAETRLNGTPPTVAELCEATMTLSDNVAANLLLPGVGNPAGLTAFLRGIGDKTTRLDRNEPTLNTAIPGDPRDTTTPAAMVRSMERLLVGDALRPDSSRQLADWMIANKTGDKRLRAGLPAGWRVGDKTGTGTNGTANDIAILWPENRPPLLVASYLTQTAKDFNQHDSIHAEVARAVAGIVG; from the coding sequence GTGATCGGAAGGCGGGGTTTCCTGGTGTCGACGGGCGGGGCGTTGCTGTTTTCCACAGCCGTTGCGCAGGCGGCGAACGGCAAGGAACCGGCGGCCGATGGGCTGGCGGGACGCATGGCGGCGCTGGAGGGGCGGACCGGTGGGCGGCTGGGTGTCGCGATGCTCGACACCGGGACCGGCCGGCTGCAGGGCTGGCGCGTGGACGAACGGTTCCCGATGTGCAGTACCTTCAAATTTCTTTTGGCTGCCGCCGTGCTGAAGGCGGTGGACCAGGGCAGGGAGCGGCTGGACCGGCGAATTCCGGTGACGTCGGCCGATCTGGTGCCCTATGCGCCGTTCGCGGAAACCCGGCTGAACGGCACGCCGCCGACGGTGGCCGAGCTGTGCGAGGCGACGATGACGCTCAGCGACAATGTGGCGGCCAACCTGCTGCTGCCGGGTGTCGGCAACCCGGCCGGCCTCACCGCCTTCCTGCGCGGCATCGGCGACAAGACCACCCGGCTCGACCGCAACGAACCGACGCTGAACACCGCGATTCCCGGCGATCCGCGCGACACCACCACCCCCGCCGCCATGGTGCGCAGCATGGAACGGCTGCTGGTGGGCGACGCGCTGCGTCCGGACTCCAGCCGGCAACTGGCCGACTGGATGATCGCCAACAAGACCGGGGACAAGCGGCTGCGCGCCGGGCTGCCGGCGGGCTGGCGGGTCGGCGACAAGACCGGGACGGGCACCAACGGCACCGCCAACGACATCGCCATCCTCTGGCCGGAGAACCGCCCGCCGTTGCTGGTCGCCAGCTACCTGACCCAGACGGCGAAGGATTTCAATCAGCACGATTCGATCCACGCCGAGGTGGCGCGGGCGGTGGCCGGCATCGTCGGCTGA
- a CDS encoding HlyD family type I secretion periplasmic adaptor subunit — protein sequence MTTMTTTFPAPLSSDSGPESPAGKPSRKTATITSIHALRAAMPETGVRGLLLGGFLVLAVGFGGMTGWAAVAPLHSAISAMGSLAPETGRKVVKNTEGGVISAILVKEGDRVEAGQVLMRLDSTEAQTRLEMLNVALFDTLATEARLSAEMFEKPAIEWPAELATRRAREPAVDTAMLNQEKLFQVRRSQLETEAKLTQDRIATLAEEVSSLEKQRAFLAREIKLSDEDIQITQGLLDRGNSTRTKLVAAQKENAQLHAQDHELEARMSQSRQQAVDAQGDLVRRRSDFREKVLMELEKARGDAQKLAEQIRDARNRLDNRTIKAPDAGNVVIYGHPAVGGTITANEPVLDIVPDDKALLAEVRIQPKDIKSMAVDLPVKVQLTAYDSRVVGTIDGTVSYVSADRLTDNATRQDYYLARIRLKDADSHEVRHLKIKAGMPVEARIVLSARTPLDYLIQPLSQSYVKAFIQE from the coding sequence ATGACCACGATGACCACGACCTTCCCCGCCCCGCTCTCCTCCGACAGCGGTCCCGAGTCCCCCGCCGGCAAGCCCTCGCGCAAGACCGCGACCATCACCTCGATCCACGCGCTGCGGGCGGCGATGCCGGAGACGGGTGTGCGCGGCCTGCTGCTGGGCGGCTTCCTGGTCCTGGCCGTCGGCTTCGGCGGCATGACCGGCTGGGCGGCGGTGGCCCCGCTCCACAGCGCGATCAGCGCCATGGGTTCTCTGGCCCCGGAAACCGGCCGCAAGGTGGTGAAGAACACCGAAGGCGGTGTGATCAGCGCCATCCTGGTCAAGGAAGGCGACCGGGTCGAGGCTGGCCAGGTCCTGATGCGGCTGGACAGCACCGAGGCGCAGACCCGGCTTGAGATGCTGAACGTCGCGCTGTTCGACACGCTGGCGACCGAGGCCCGCTTGTCCGCCGAGATGTTCGAGAAGCCGGCGATCGAATGGCCTGCCGAGCTGGCCACCCGCCGCGCCAGGGAGCCGGCCGTCGACACCGCCATGCTGAACCAGGAGAAGCTGTTCCAGGTCCGCCGCAGCCAGCTGGAGACCGAAGCCAAGCTGACCCAGGACCGAATCGCCACGCTGGCCGAGGAGGTGAGCAGCCTGGAGAAGCAGCGCGCCTTCCTGGCCCGCGAGATCAAGCTGTCGGACGAGGACATCCAGATCACCCAGGGCCTGCTGGACCGCGGCAACTCCACCCGCACCAAGCTGGTGGCGGCGCAGAAGGAGAATGCCCAGCTGCACGCCCAGGACCATGAGCTGGAAGCCCGCATGTCGCAGTCGCGGCAGCAGGCGGTCGACGCCCAGGGCGATCTGGTCCGCCGCCGCAGCGATTTCCGCGAGAAGGTGCTGATGGAACTGGAGAAGGCCCGCGGCGACGCCCAGAAGCTGGCCGAGCAGATCCGCGACGCCAGGAACCGCCTGGACAACCGCACCATCAAGGCGCCGGATGCCGGCAACGTCGTGATCTACGGCCACCCGGCCGTCGGCGGCACCATCACCGCCAACGAGCCGGTGCTGGACATCGTTCCCGACGACAAGGCCCTGCTGGCCGAAGTCCGCATCCAGCCGAAGGACATCAAGTCGATGGCCGTCGACCTCCCGGTGAAGGTGCAGCTGACCGCCTATGACAGCCGCGTCGTCGGCACCATCGACGGCACCGTGTCCTACGTCTCGGCCGACCGCCTGACCGACAACGCCACCCGCCAGGACTATTATCTGGCCCGCATCCGCCTGAAGGACGCCGATTCCCACGAAGTCCGCCATCTGAAGATCAAGGCCGGCATGCCGGTGGAAGCCCGCATCGTGCTCTCCGCCCGCACCCCGCTGGACTATCTGATCCAGCCGCTGAGCCAGTCCTACGTGAAGGCGTTCATCCAGGAGTGA
- a CDS encoding type I secretion system permease/ATPase gives MPVSTKSNTMQGAGIDKPEAAFNRAYFSKVLVSAFIFSATINALMLAMPLYSLQVFSRAIPSGNYDTLIMLTLIVVMALTLSGVLEMVRSRLLARAGNALEVRWRRRLTADALDAAGRGRPDNGPLADLMELKAAFARPSLPALMDLPWAPLYVIGIYVIHPMLALVLVVSMAIMAAMGWIGYVAVRDVNDESKLPAGRAQKLFEALAARSDTVRGLRMGDTALDAVNRDFLTASALQNQGYERSASIGAATKWVRMVLQIAVTGIGAWLVIEQHLSFGGMIATSMLVGRGLAPIEQTAGAWGGLVRSAQAVRRLLPLLKRLSREPERPAVPVESERLTVENLLFVSPRDQKPILRSVTLSIEPGETVCIAGPNRSGKSVLARLLAGVALPSAGTVRLGGLSVATLTPDAPEQGIGYLPQQVDLLPGSIADNIARFTSATREQVEEAAKAVGIHEWIESLPMGYETEVADPLSPITGASARLIGLARAAFGQPPLLVLDEPTAGLDELGIKAVRAFVAAAKQRGATTIVMTHAPIFVDMADHTYVLKNGMAMELPRPEQQQAQPGAVNLARLRNLGPQGPSAATAGAAG, from the coding sequence ATGCCTGTTTCGACCAAGTCCAACACTATGCAAGGGGCCGGCATCGATAAGCCGGAAGCGGCCTTCAACCGCGCCTATTTTAGCAAGGTACTTGTTAGTGCATTTATCTTCAGCGCCACCATCAACGCGCTGATGCTGGCCATGCCGCTTTATTCGCTTCAGGTGTTCAGCCGGGCCATTCCATCGGGCAATTACGATACCCTGATCATGCTGACCCTCATCGTGGTCATGGCGCTGACGCTGAGCGGTGTGCTGGAGATGGTACGGTCGCGCCTGCTGGCCCGTGCCGGCAACGCGCTGGAGGTGCGGTGGCGCCGACGGCTGACCGCCGACGCGCTGGACGCCGCCGGCCGCGGCCGTCCGGACAACGGCCCGCTCGCCGACCTGATGGAGTTGAAGGCCGCCTTCGCCCGTCCGTCGCTGCCGGCGCTGATGGACCTGCCCTGGGCGCCGCTCTACGTCATCGGCATCTACGTGATCCATCCGATGCTGGCGCTGGTGCTGGTCGTGTCGATGGCGATCATGGCGGCGATGGGCTGGATCGGCTATGTGGCCGTCAGGGACGTCAACGACGAGAGCAAGCTGCCGGCCGGCCGCGCCCAGAAGCTGTTCGAGGCCCTGGCCGCCCGGTCCGACACCGTGCGCGGCCTGCGCATGGGCGACACCGCGCTCGATGCCGTCAACCGCGATTTCCTGACGGCCAGCGCCCTGCAGAATCAGGGCTACGAGCGCAGCGCCTCCATCGGCGCCGCCACCAAATGGGTCCGCATGGTCCTGCAGATCGCCGTGACGGGCATCGGCGCCTGGCTGGTGATCGAGCAGCATTTGTCCTTCGGCGGCATGATCGCCACCTCGATGCTGGTCGGCCGCGGCCTCGCGCCGATCGAACAGACCGCCGGCGCCTGGGGCGGGCTGGTCCGTTCCGCCCAGGCCGTCCGCCGCCTGCTGCCGCTGCTGAAGCGCCTGTCGCGTGAGCCGGAACGTCCCGCCGTGCCCGTCGAGAGCGAACGCCTGACGGTGGAGAACCTGCTGTTCGTCTCCCCCCGCGACCAGAAGCCGATCCTGCGCAGCGTCACCCTGTCGATCGAGCCGGGCGAGACCGTTTGCATCGCCGGTCCCAACCGCTCGGGCAAGTCGGTCCTGGCCCGTCTGCTGGCCGGCGTCGCCCTCCCGTCGGCCGGCACGGTGCGGCTGGGCGGCCTGTCGGTCGCCACCCTGACGCCCGACGCCCCCGAACAGGGCATCGGCTACCTGCCGCAGCAGGTCGATCTCCTGCCCGGCAGCATCGCCGACAACATCGCCCGCTTCACCAGCGCCACCCGCGAACAGGTGGAGGAGGCCGCCAAGGCCGTCGGCATCCACGAGTGGATCGAAAGCCTGCCCATGGGCTACGAGACCGAGGTCGCCGATCCGCTGTCCCCGATCACCGGCGCCAGCGCCCGCCTGATCGGCCTTGCCCGCGCCGCCTTCGGCCAGCCGCCGCTGCTGGTGCTGGACGAGCCGACCGCCGGCCTGGACGAGCTGGGGATCAAGGCCGTCCGCGCCTTCGTGGCCGCCGCCAAGCAGCGCGGGGCGACGACGATCGTCATGACCCACGCCCCGATCTTCGTCGACATGGCCGACCACACCTATGTCCTGAAGAACGGCATGGCGATGGAGCTGCCGCGTCCGGAACAGCAGCAGGCCCAGCCCGGCGCCGTCAACCTCGCCCGCCTCCGCAATCTCGGCCCTCAGGGTCCGTCCGCCGCAACGGCAGGGGCCGCGGGCTGA